The Camelus ferus isolate YT-003-E chromosome 4, BCGSAC_Cfer_1.0, whole genome shotgun sequence genome has a segment encoding these proteins:
- the LOC116663073 gene encoding interferon omega-1-like, with the protein MASVPSLLMALLLSSYGPGGALGCDLPQNHVLVSRQNFVLLGQLRRISPFFCLEDRKDFRFPQEMMDGSQLQKAQAISVLHEMLQQIFDLIHAERSSAAWDTTLLDKLRNGLHQQLEDLDTCLVQVMGEQDSAQGRAGPTLVLKSYFQGIHLYLKEKKYTDCAWEIVRLEIMRSFSSLTNLQERLRTNDGDLGSH; encoded by the coding sequence ATGGCCTCTGTGCCCTCTCTACTGATGGCCTTGCTACTGTCCAGCTATGGCCCTGGTGGGGCTCTGGGCTGTGACCTGCCACAGAACCACGTGCTGGTTAGCAGGCAGAACTTCGTGCTTCTAGGCCAATTGAGGAGAATCTcccctttcttctgcctggagGACAGAAAAGACTTCCGTTTCCCTCAGGAGATGATGGATGGCAGCCAGCTCCAGAAGGCCCAGGCCATCTCTGTCCTCCATGAGATGCTCCAGCAGATCTTCGACCTCATCCACGCAGAGCGCTCCTCTGCTGCCTGGGACACCACCCTCCTGGACAAACTCCGCAATGGACTCCATCAGCAGCTGGAGGACTTGGACACCTGTTTGGTGCAGGTGATGGGAGAGCAAGACtctgcccagggaagggcaggccCTACACTGGTGCTGAAGAGCTACTTCCAGGGAATCCATCTCtacctgaaagagaagaaatacactGACTGTGCCTGGGAAATTGTCCGACTGGAAATCATGAGATCCTTCTCTTCATTAACCAACTTGCAAGAAAGGTTAAGAACTAATGATGGAGACCTGGGGTCACATTGA